The sequence GTTTAACTTCTGCTCTTCACTGTAAAGGATTTGGTTGCAACCTGACATCCTCTTTGGCAGATGAGgaacccttaaagggatagttcgcctcttctgacatgaagctgtgtaacatcccatatcagcaacatcatttctgaacatcttcttaccccctgctgcgtcctgtgagcagagttccagcctcgttttggtgttgatgaaggtagtccggctagttggctggggtttaaaaaataaagcgttttgcttctcagaacaatatgcgttcaaaagagtaatacatttgaaaaaaatcaaagtcttaccaagtatatttgtctcatttctagtcaaaatatctcattacacttaatataagacacaactgcctaacaagtaccatttcagccagatatagggacttgtttgaagacaatacatctggaatatcttgttaaatgaaaaagtcttgaaaacaaattgttttgagtcacatatcatatgaaataagcttttttttttacatttgaagaggtttttaagctaatttcaagatcacttttatctcaaaagtcctaaatatcacatcttatttcaagaaatcttgacaagccgattttcactagttgcattggcagattttttttgcttatttcaagcaaaaacaccttttatttgttgtttttcttacttatttttggaggggcatttgtacatttgcatcacaaaatcgttctccaggaaaaagtcagacctcacaatcgcttggccctattttctctcccttcgtatcactgcctgctgccgcctgccgacagccgcgcctgttacggtgtttgctgctccgtctgcacggtctacacagcaaacttttgtgatgcaaatgtattactctgttgaacgcatattgttctgagaagcaaaacgctttattttttaaaccccagccaactagccggactaccttcatcaacaccaaaacgaggctggaactctgctcacaggacgcagcagggggtaagaagatgttcagaaatgatgctgctgatatgggatgtgatacagcttcatgccaaaagaggcaaactgtccctttaagaagaTAAGCGTTACCGTGTACATTTTTACAATCGGCAAATCTCCTCATAATCAGAGCTGGTAGCAACAGCTGCTTTGCTGAAGTAGCATTTAGATTTAGtcctggttgtatttttattgtaAGCAAACGCAGTTTttggaaacaaaaacatttgtaaaaaaGTTCATGCGAGGATAAAGATATTTAAAAACCGAGTAGGCAGAGTTGTGGATCGTTTTCTCATCAGAATATGTGACGATCAGAGAGTTAAACCGGACTTTTTATAATTGCACTTAGGTGTGCACATGTAGGACTGTAATGAATAacggaggtgtcagaaaaggaCTACAGAAGTTACTACTACATAATCCAACACCAAAGCAACAGCCACTGTCACAAATCTTCAAGGAGATGTGAATACCTTTAGTTAGTGGGACGGCTTTGAGAATGAAGAGTGATGATACAAACATTTTCTCTGTTGTGAGCTAATTTAGCACCTGTTCTGTTCATAACCATCTCTTATAACAATGTCggaatactaatactaataAAAAAGTTATTCACTATTCCACCTGACTGGATTTACTTACCCTCAGAAGCAGCACTGATCTCAGAAGTCTACTGACTATTCAACAATAATCGGgtctttttggtttaaaaacatgttttacagCGTAGATTGCGCTAACCTGCTATCAGactgtttctctctctgtggACTTCTGCCATTGCTCATGAACTCCTCCAACACTTCACTGTGGCCCGCTGCGATAAGAAAGAAAAGATTAGTTCAGCTCTATCCACAGAGATGTGTTTATCTTCAGAGGCGTTAGGGAGAGTGATACCTTCCAGAGCCAGGTCCCGGGCATCCCGGCCCCGAGTATCAACCACCCCGACCCAGGCCGCTCCGCgacccagcagcagcctcacGGCTTCTCTTTGGCCCGACCAGCTCGCACACATCACGGCTGTCCAGAAAAATGTATCCTGGAGCGGAAAACACACCCACGAAGCACAAATTATGCTTTTCCTAGATCAGGGTGCttgttctttttccaaattaaaattccagacttttttaaaactgatacttttttcccGAAGACCtgaactttatgtacttgtaacttgtgtgcctgctgcctacttcattggttgagattgtaccaactgtgtttattagaaatgttaatttttataggctagtattcaatgaacaaatgcattattcacagtaaattatgcttttactgatgaaaacgtttcaaaacatgaaaatcacaagtgcatgaatttcacatcaaacaagtgtcacaaaaactatctataaaaaaaataaatggatgggtgaatgtatgtagaattcagtctcttcactcacatctcatcccattaggctaatacagtacgtgaccagttagtaaaattatagttttatagcctaccttcctatttctcatttcacaatgcctttcagcatactgtaaaattctaccatacatttattttccatactttattaagactttcacacaaaattcaagacttgcgcaagcaccctgaaGATCCAAAAGATCTAAAAGAATAGGAGCTTTTAAATATCGTACCTGAAAGTTAATGTCGACCCCCTTTGAGAGCAGCTCTTTGAGGCCAGAGATGTCCCCCACATGGGCGCAGCGCAGCAGCCGGAGCCCCTGCAGCTCCGTGGACCTTTCACACCTGTCAGACCTGCTTCCATGGCTGCCGGCCCCATCACCACCGACTCCTCTCGGTACCACAGACTCAGTTTGAGGATGCTGCTGCTCCATAGACCTGTCAGACCTGCTTCCATGGCTGCCGGCCCCTTCACCACCGACTCCTCTCGGTACCACAGACTCAGtttgaggctgctgctgctgctccacagcCCCGACTCTCCTCCTCAGTCTCCTACTGGACGCTCTACTTTTTGTTCTGCCATGGTTCTTCTTGCTCCCTGATGCATCGTGGTCTCTGCCATCTGTCACCAAGCCTTCATAAAACCGCCTGGCCTCTTCTCCACTGAGCCTGCTGGCTGGTTTAGAGCTGCTTTGTTCTGGTCCTATGCTAAAGACATCCTGCTCACTCGCAGGTGTGAAGCCAAAAGCAGCCATCAGAAGTGAATTCACTTTCTACAGGAGGAAAGTCTATTGTTAAATCAAAGTCAGTCCAGTTCAGAGCTTTGACTTCTGGGTAACAGAAGGGCTATGGATGGTCTTGCTATGGTAGCATATTATGAATTTCATATTCGCATATATTCAATACAGTCTTAATTGGCATAGCCTAAAATGTTTTATACTGTCTATTAACGGGATCTGAACGCAAATCCAAAAACGCTTGATGAAAATATCAACATTCAAagtatcacaaaaaaaaaaaactgtagatttgtatatagcgaatgtttattcactatttttattttatttatttatattattctattctatttgcttgtttttactttaattgttttcatatcttttagtgtatgatgctgcaacaaaacaatttcccaaattgggatgaataaagtatttatctatctttcTATCTTTTGTAGCTTTAGCACTGAGCTAAATGTGGGCTAACCACCGAAAGttagctagcattagcatgaaACACTTAAACGCTGGATAATTTAAGATAACTTTAAGCAGGAGATCCTCAACATTACCCAAGTGGCTTGAAAATGCCGTCCGTATGTCACATACTGAAAACTAGGAACATGACTGCCTAATTTATCTGACAGTATGAGTATATTTGGAAGCTGTTATTAGCTAACATCGCCTTGTTTGTTCCTTCTTTTGCTCCAACTGTTTGCATTGACTCGATCACCGGTgagtgctgccacctgccggaCTGGATGTTCCCCGAAATCTTTCTCATACTCCcgagagaaagaaaggaagaaatgaATAAAGCTCTTACACAGCAGTTTTTCCACTGTTAGGTTAATCTGAATAAAGACATAAGAAAATAAGTCACATTTACTATGTAATCTTAGATTATCTTTGGCAATAAACAGTGTAGGAGTCTGATCACTGTTGCCCCATAGCGCCCTCGTGTGGACAGACGTATGTTTTCACCCATAATCTACACACAGAAAAGCTCATCATCAGCCATCTTTAAGCCCTCACAGATAAATGATAATCATAGCTTTATCGTCTCACTTTTtatcagaggtgtcaagtaacgaagtacaaatactttgttactgtacttaattacactttttaggtatctgtactttactccattacttatttttctgcctacttctgacttctactcattacattttcacacaagtatctgtactttctattccttacatctttttttgtttttttgatgggaCGAACATGAATACCTCACGACCTACCTCTTGAACACTACCTCACgtgtaattgaattccaataaagtttgagaaagaacatgctccttgagtgactttgtctttgacagtaatggttttatgattgttgtcttCGGCCACATGTggaactaatcagttttcaaattaagcttgcaattcatatagtggcatctacctttttgggtgtgtttttttttttaaatttaaaaaatatatatatttaaaggttactttatactttaagtaagttttggagcacatactttttcacttttacatgagtaaagaggtcaagttgatacttcaacttttaccagagtgtttttaaactgcagtatctatacttctacttaagtaacaaatgtgtgtacttttgacaccactgcttTTTATACAGTTATTTTAATGAAAGGTTTAATTGTCCTtcctttcaagaaaaaaaaaaaaatcaaaatcactcAACACAGTAGAACCAGAGGGTGAAAATATCAACTGTTGGCGTCACCGTTAGTGAGCaatagtttttattttcatggcaCTTTTCTTAACACAAATACAAAATACTTGtaaacaaagataaaaaataaaataaaggtatGCAAACACAAAGTAGGGACACATAGGAGAGCAAAgatataaatgtttaaatgtgacCATTGACATTTTTAAGTGTCGTTCTCGTCCCTTCAGGCAGTCGTGGATCAGATGTATCCAGCTTGCAGGAGCACATTTAGGCTGAAGCTCTGTGTTAAAGGCCAAATATGTACATGCTGGTCCGTGGAGCGAGAGTTTGTGGCAGAAGCTGTGTGAGGTATGAGCTCTCTGAGAGGGAGGCACCGGGCACAAGATGAGTTACACAGTCTGTACCACCACCAGGAGCTTTTGTATCATGGAGTTTTTTTGGAGAGACGGTCTGCATGCAGGCACTTTAAGGCCACACCTCTGCTAACGGATcaatacattgtttttttttttttttagcagaaaaCTAGAACAAAATGATATTTGGCTGAGAATTTCCCTGGAATCTAACTCACAGAGTAACCACAGACACTGCTTTATAATCAGATAAAGCACCGAAATGTACACAAAGATTTTTGTTCTCCTCTTTAGTCATTCTTTGTTCTCACAGTTTAGACTTTAATTACTTCTGTTAGAGAGACTTTGTGCTGAAATCTACCGTAAGCACACATTTTATCAGACAGGCATTGCTTGACAAGTGGTTTGATGATTTGAACAAAACAACTcagtatatattttattttcaataaaaaaaacacaaaactaatttCTAATAACTCGGAGTTCATGGCAGCTTTAATATAAAGGGAAAAGTGGTGCAATGCCATCTCACATCGGGGGGGTTTCAGAGGCGTGGTGTCCCGCTGGCTGCTGAAAACTAACACTTCTCCATCTAAACTAAAGATAAAGCAACTCCATGGCTCATTTCTCCACTAAAAGGTGGTCAGAAACACATTTGTGAGCCATCATCTCAAAATGAAAGAGCTGTGTGGACGTGCACTATAAACGGGCCAAAATAAGGCTTCTGATACATTTTAGCTTCTTACACTTCTTCAAATGATAAGAGAAATCTGAGTGGATCCTCGATGCTTCCTGTGATGGAGCACAAACCGCCGGCGGTGGTCCCACTACTCCCCCAGCGGGTGGTATTTACCGATGTGCCTGTTCCTGTCCCCGGTCTGAGTGAACGTCTGTCCGCAGTGCTGGCAGGAGTACGGCCTCTCCCCCGTGTGCGTCCTCATGTGAACGTTCAGCTTGTCTTTGCTGATGAAGCGCTTGCTGCAGCACGTGCACGTGTACGGCTTGTCCCCCGTGTGGTAGCGCTGGTGCATCTTCAGCTCCGTCATGCGGCCGTACGTCCGGCCGCACTCGGGACACTCATAGCTGGGCCGCTCGTCCAGGTGCTGCCGGCCGTGCAGACGCAGGCCGCTGGACGACCTGAAGCTCTTGTCGCACTGCGAGCACTGGAAGGGCTTCTCGCCGGTGTGGATGTGCACGTGCAGCTTGAGGCTGGCGGCGGAGGGGAAGCCGTTGCCGCACACGGAGCAGAGGTGAGGCCTCTCCCCGGTGTGGATGGTCAGGTGCCGGTCCAGCTTGCTCTTGTTCAGGAAGGTCCTGCCGCACACGGGGCAGGTCTGCGGCGGCTCGCCCTCGTGCGAGCTCATGTGCTCGGTCAGCTCCACCAGCGTGCAGAAGGCCGAGTCGCAGCGCGTGCACGAGTAGGGCCGCTCCTTCTTGAACTTCCGGTGTCGGAGGCAGTGgcgctccagcttctccttctCCTGGAAGGTCTCGATGCAGCAGCTGCACTGGTACGGCCGCTCGGCCGTGTGCGTGCGCAGGTGATACTTTAAGGCGGTCAGCTGCAGGAAGATGCTGTCGCAGTGCGGGCACCTGGACTCCCGCCGGTCGTGCACCATCATGTGCCTCTTGTAGTGCGACAGCTTGAGGAAGCGCTTGCGGCACAGCGAGCAGTAGTACTGCTCGTTCTGGTGACCCTGCTCGTGCTTCCTCAGGGCGTACTCCACCTTGAACTTCTTCCCGCAGGTGCTGCAGGCGTAGGACTTCTGATGCGCCACCATGTGGGTTTCCATCTCCTCCGCGCTGCCGAAGCTCTCGTTGCATTTGGGACAGGTCCCGCTGTTCTCCTTCACGTGCACCTCCAGGTGCTTGTTGAGGTCTTCGGGGAAGACGAAGTTCTTCTGGCAGTCGGGACAGGTGTAGCACTCGGCCTTCGCCCCCTTACGGTGGGTCATTATGTGCCGCTTCAGGTGATACATTCGGCCGAACACTTTGCCGCAGTCGCTGCAGCTGAGGCTCGGCGTGCTGGCCTCCACCTTCCTGTGCAGCCTGAGGTGCCTCGCCAGCGCCGCCTtctctttgaactgtttgtcgCAGGCGAGGCACGTCAGGCCTTCCACGGCGTGGGTCTTCCTGTGCGCCTTCAGGTCCAGCCAGGTGTTGAAGCTCTTCCCACACTTGGAGCAGATGTACTCGCCCAGGCCGTGCTGGTTCCGGACGTGCCGGGTCATGTGGTAGGACTGGCTGAACACCATGGCGCAGACCGGGCAGGCGAACGGCTTCTCCTTGGTGTGCGTCCTCATGTGTCGGGCCAGTTTATTCGGCCCTCTGAAGCGCCGGTCCACGCAGATGGGACAGGCGTGGCTTTTCATTTTGTCCTTGGAGGCGGGCGTCTCCGTCCTGCCGTCTCCGTCTCTCTGAGCTGTAGCTTCGGAGCCGTTCTTCTCCATCAGGATGTGGTCGGACGCTTTATCGTTGCACTCGGCGGCGGCGTGCGGCTCGGCGCGAGCGTCGGTCGCTCCTTCGGTTTTCACCTCGCTCCTCCCGCCGGGCTGAGCGCCTCGGCGCTCCGTCTGAGCGGACCGGTCCTCGCGGTGCGACTCCACATGTTGGGAAAACTCGGGGCCGTTGACAAACTTCTCCTTGCACACCGGGCAGGACAGAAGCTGCGACCTGTGCGTCTTCCTGTGCCTCTGCAGCTCCGCCGAGCCTCCCAGGCTCTCACCGCAGGTGGAGCAGACGTGCTGGCCGGCGCCGTGCTGGTTCTTCATGTGTCGGGTCATGTGGTACGACTGGCTGAAGGTCACGTGGCAGACCGGGCAGCTGAACGGCTTCTCCTTGGTGTGCGACCGCATGTGTCGGGCCAGCTTGTGTGCGTCTCTGAAGCGCCGGTTCACACAGATCAGGCAGCAGGTGCCCGTCTGCTTAGTGGAAGAAAGGACGAAGTCTTCATCGTCTCCATCATCGTCTCCTTCATCGTCTCCATCATCGTCTCCTTCATCGTCTCCTTCATCGTTGCCGTCACTGACGCTGTTGCTGCCTTCCTCCTCCGTCCTCCCTGACGATGAGGATGAGGCTCCATTATGGACGCCGCCCGCTTTCCTCCGAGGCAGACGGCTCTCCTCAGCTTCAGCCTTACCTTCGTCTCCATAGTACATCTCATCGTTGGTGTAGTAGTACTCATCTTGGCGTCGGGAGGATTTAGTTTGGCTTTTGGCCACGCTTGGCTTGGTTCTGCTCCTCTGCTCCCCTCGACGGGGCCGTCCTCttttggctttctttggaaCGGGGGGCTCCAGATCATCTCCGATGTCCACACTGACCTCATGAACGTCCAACTGAGACTCCAGCTCTTTAGCCACGGCCAACGCTGTGGCCAGGGTCAGGGAGCCCCTCCTCTGCAGCAGCCGGGCTCTGAGCTGGGGGGCGTTgcttttccccatcagctggtCCAGGATCAGCGCGTCCTTCGAGCCTTCGCAGTCGCACGGCCTCAGCAGCTGCTCCAGCGCCGACACGAACTCCTCCGCAGTCTCTCCGGGCAGCTGAGCTCTCTGGTGGAACTTGAGGCGATGCGCCTGGCAGGCGGGATCCGAGCCGAAGTGAAGCGTCAGCCCTGAAATGGCAGTCGCGTACGTGGCGTCCTTCTGGATCAGAGCGCTGAAGACGCGCTCCCCCTCCGGACCGAGGCAGTTCTGCAGGAGCAGCAACCTGCTGGAGTCCGCCAGCTCCTTCTCACCGAGCGCTTGCATGTAGTTCTCAAAAGCTTTCAGCCATTTCGGCCACAGCATGGTCGGCTCCCCGGGAACGGGTAAGAAAGGAGGAGGCGGGGACAGGATTAAAAGCAGCGGCTCCGGGAGCAACTCTGACAAGTCTTCCTTCATATCCTCCTCATCCAGATCTACAGTCACTTCACCCATCCTGTCTACGAGAATCTCTTCTTTCTCTGAGCTGTGGTGAGAGCCTCTCGGGTCCGTTTCGTGCCCCTCAGGACAAtcctgaaaactgaaaaacagacaaacagaggaGTCGGAATCAGCACCTAAGGTAAAACAGCAGGTACATTTAGGTGGAACCAGTTCagtcttaaaggagaattccggccattttacaaacatatcccatctgttggagacccagggaagttggccaaagggaaaaccgcgagaaatgttcatgcccgctgcgcaaagttgtccaattgcgctgatttccatgaaagcgggctctatcgggcaagcttttaacctttcctgaggctcttaacgtgtatcaaaatacttttgaccaaattggccgtggtgtcagtagcgatacaattcaacccagcggctaaccataccattagctagcacagacatgatacgTTTGGACAtgaataatgggcgaaggtgcgctccttccagctgtcatgtgacacgtcatgacatcacggcgaaaatgggtgttgaaacgagtcagctgttcgataggaaacaataacaaacatggcaatgtgtagttcggttcccgagggtcgtttttggtggacaaaaagacaattttggaatactatatatatatatacacacacactatactatagtgtgtatatatatatatatacacacactatactatagtgtatgacttcagcgattaatttgtgcgcacgcctgtggaatacggaagctgagagaggtaggtgcgctgtttttgaaatctcaaaatgtatcatgtctgtgctagctaacggtatggttagccgctgggttgaattgtagtgctactgacaccacggccaattcggtcaaaagtattttgatacacgttaagagcctcaggaaaggttaaacgcttgcccgatagagcccgttttaatggaaatcagcgcaattggacaactttgcgcagcgggcatgaaaatttctcgcggttttccctttggccaacttccctgggtctccaacagatgggatatgtttgttaaatgccggaattctcctttaaaacaCGTTCCTGTAATAAATGCTTCACTTATCAGagtgcattttgtttttgttgctgttgttagaCACGTGTGATTATTTTGGAGGATTTCACTTTAACAAAGAGTTTTAGCTCACGGTATATAGTTCTTGACACGCACCGTGTGGGAAAATAACTTCATTTGGAATTTAAATTAATCATCCCTCAGATCTTCTTTTGACCCTTCGCGTACTTATTCATGACAGGAGTATGACTAAtct is a genomic window of Odontesthes bonariensis isolate fOdoBon6 chromosome 4, fOdoBon6.hap1, whole genome shotgun sequence containing:
- the LOC142378217 gene encoding uncharacterized protein LOC142378217 — translated: MGEVTVDLDEEDMKEDLSELLPEPLLLILSPPPPFLPVPGEPTMLWPKWLKAFENYMQALGEKELADSSRLLLLQNCLGPEGERVFSALIQKDATYATAISGLTLHFGSDPACQAHRLKFHQRAQLPGETAEEFVSALEQLLRPCDCEGSKDALILDQLMGKSNAPQLRARLLQRRGSLTLATALAVAKELESQLDVHEVSVDIGDDLEPPVPKKAKRGRPRRGEQRSRTKPSVAKSQTKSSRRQDEYYYTNDEMYYGDEGKAEAEESRLPRRKAGGVHNGASSSSSGRTEEEGSNSVSDGNDEGDDEGDDDGDDEGDDDGDDEDFVLSSTKQTGTCCLICVNRRFRDAHKLARHMRSHTKEKPFSCPVCHVTFSQSYHMTRHMKNQHGAGQHVCSTCGESLGGSAELQRHRKTHRSQLLSCPVCKEKFVNGPEFSQHVESHREDRSAQTERRGAQPGGRSEVKTEGATDARAEPHAAAECNDKASDHILMEKNGSEATAQRDGDGRTETPASKDKMKSHACPICVDRRFRGPNKLARHMRTHTKEKPFACPVCAMVFSQSYHMTRHVRNQHGLGEYICSKCGKSFNTWLDLKAHRKTHAVEGLTCLACDKQFKEKAALARHLRLHRKVEASTPSLSCSDCGKVFGRMYHLKRHIMTHRKGAKAECYTCPDCQKNFVFPEDLNKHLEVHVKENSGTCPKCNESFGSAEEMETHMVAHQKSYACSTCGKKFKVEYALRKHEQGHQNEQYYCSLCRKRFLKLSHYKRHMMVHDRRESRCPHCDSIFLQLTALKYHLRTHTAERPYQCSCCIETFQEKEKLERHCLRHRKFKKERPYSCTRCDSAFCTLVELTEHMSSHEGEPPQTCPVCGRTFLNKSKLDRHLTIHTGERPHLCSVCGNGFPSAASLKLHVHIHTGEKPFQCSQCDKSFRSSSGLRLHGRQHLDERPSYECPECGRTYGRMTELKMHQRYHTGDKPYTCTCCSKRFISKDKLNVHMRTHTGERPYSCQHCGQTFTQTGDRNRHIGKYHPLGE
- the gpank1 gene encoding G patch domain and ankyrin repeat-containing protein 1, encoding MAAFGFTPASEQDVFSIGPEQSSSKPASRLSGEEARRFYEGLVTDGRDHDASGSKKNHGRTKSRASSRRLRRRVGAVEQQQQPQTESVVPRGVGGEGAGSHGSRSDRSMEQQHPQTESVVPRGVGGDGAGSHGSRSDRCERSTELQGLRLLRCAHVGDISGLKELLSKGVDINFQDTFFWTAVMCASWSGQREAVRLLLGRGAAWVGVVDTRGRDARDLALEAGHSEVLEEFMSNGRSPQREKQSDSRAAPPQWCDVCGSEYRSSASSHLSSTLHQFNLRRPAPTPYYCLPSSSNSYRMMVRCGWKPGTGLGPEGEGPQQPVRTVLKRDQKGLGYGQTKRAKVTHFQARDRDAVKAPRREKEERGGKGRRREETKRKEQRDQTWERDFRASFY